A section of the Amycolatopsis sp. AA4 genome encodes:
- a CDS encoding cupin domain-containing protein produces MTEIPGLAGLVAPLEAGQFFADVLGKAPRRFPGEKGRFASLLPWPELDRVLRQHRLEFPRLRLALDGDVVPAHTYTEMVSTRRNGLVPRVLPAPFAEHLRAGATLVLDSVNELVGEVGELATKLEHDLRERIQVNLYAGWGTTHGFDVHWDDHDAFVIQLSGRKRWRLHGVTRPSPLQRDVELPERPEGEPRDDFLLEDGDVLYLPRGHWHDVSAVGEESLHLTIGFNAATGVDLVAWLADQLRSDELFRADLPRFAGPEARAERAEALRRRLAEAISGDVVDRFLADRDAQAPAQTRIGLPWAATADLLPPDDDFEVRLLVPRAALVDDEGTVALVGAGKRLVFAEAARPVLAALLGCAAQPFKVLVDAAPGVPPETVRALLRELVVQGLVARA; encoded by the coding sequence ATGACTGAGATTCCCGGACTGGCCGGCCTCGTGGCACCGCTCGAGGCCGGCCAGTTCTTCGCGGACGTCCTCGGCAAGGCCCCGCGCCGCTTCCCCGGGGAGAAGGGGCGGTTCGCGTCCCTGCTGCCGTGGCCGGAACTGGACCGGGTGCTGCGCCAGCACCGCCTGGAGTTCCCCCGGCTGCGGCTCGCGCTCGACGGCGACGTCGTCCCCGCCCACACCTACACGGAAATGGTGTCGACCCGGCGCAACGGCCTGGTCCCGCGCGTGCTGCCGGCCCCGTTCGCCGAACACCTGCGCGCCGGCGCGACCCTCGTGCTCGACTCGGTCAACGAACTGGTCGGCGAGGTCGGGGAACTGGCGACCAAGCTCGAACACGACCTGCGCGAGCGGATCCAGGTCAACCTGTACGCGGGCTGGGGCACCACGCACGGCTTCGACGTCCACTGGGACGACCACGACGCGTTCGTCATCCAGCTCTCCGGCCGGAAGCGGTGGCGGCTGCACGGCGTCACCCGGCCCTCGCCGCTGCAGCGGGACGTCGAACTCCCGGAACGTCCGGAAGGCGAACCGCGCGACGACTTCCTGCTGGAGGACGGCGACGTTCTTTATCTGCCGCGCGGGCACTGGCACGACGTGTCCGCTGTCGGCGAGGAGTCGCTGCACCTGACGATCGGCTTCAACGCCGCGACCGGCGTGGACCTCGTAGCGTGGCTGGCCGACCAGCTGCGGTCCGACGAGTTGTTCCGCGCCGACCTGCCCCGGTTCGCCGGTCCGGAGGCGCGAGCCGAGCGGGCCGAAGCACTCCGCCGCCGGCTCGCCGAAGCGATTTCGGGCGATGTCGTCGACCGCTTCCTCGCCGACCGCGACGCCCAAGCCCCGGCCCAGACCCGCATCGGCCTGCCGTGGGCGGCGACAGCGGACCTGCTGCCGCCGGACGACGACTTCGAGGTCCGGTTGCTGGTCCCGCGCGCGGCATTGGTCGACGACGAGGGCACGGTGGCACTGGTCGGAGCGGGGAAGCGGCTGGTCTTCGCGGAGGCCGCGCGCCCGGTGCTCGCCGCGTTGCTGGGGTGCGCTGCGCAACCGTTCAAGGTACTGGTCGATGCGGCGCCCGGGGTGCCGCCGGAGACGGTGCGGGCGTTGCTGCGGGAGCTGGTGGTGCAGGGGTTGGTGGCTCGGGCTTGA
- a CDS encoding GntR family transcriptional regulator, producing the protein MPQLQRTNLREQVLEIVRQAMVSGDLRPGDIYSAAALATRLGVSSSPVREALLTLVNQGLLEPVRNRGYRVVAMTERDLDEIYEMRLLLEVPATLSAGAAAGPADLARLDGLAAEIESAAEAGEVARFLEADRRFHLDLLSLAGNGRLTGAIATLRDQTRLYGLEKLAEHGRLTESAREHREMLATIAARDWTRLEGQVRAHLKHIRADWASG; encoded by the coding sequence GTGCCGCAGCTGCAGCGCACGAACCTGCGCGAACAAGTGCTCGAAATAGTGCGGCAGGCGATGGTGTCCGGCGACCTGCGGCCCGGCGACATCTATTCGGCCGCCGCGCTCGCGACGCGCCTGGGCGTGTCGAGCAGCCCGGTGCGCGAGGCGCTCCTGACGCTGGTCAACCAGGGTCTGCTGGAACCGGTCCGCAACCGCGGGTACCGGGTCGTCGCGATGACCGAACGGGACCTGGACGAGATCTACGAGATGCGGCTGCTGCTGGAGGTCCCGGCGACGCTGTCCGCCGGCGCCGCCGCCGGTCCCGCCGACCTCGCCCGGCTGGACGGCCTGGCCGCCGAGATCGAGTCCGCGGCCGAGGCGGGCGAGGTCGCGCGTTTCCTGGAGGCCGACCGGCGGTTCCATCTGGACCTGCTGTCGCTCGCCGGGAACGGGCGGCTGACCGGCGCCATCGCCACGCTGCGCGACCAGACTCGGTTGTACGGCTTGGAAAAGCTCGCCGAACACGGGCGGTTGACGGAGTCGGCGCGGGAACACCGGGAGATGCTGGCGACGATCGCGGCTCGGGATTGGACCCGGCTGGAGGGCCAGGTCAGGGCGCATTTGAAGCACATCCGGGCGGATTGGGCGTCCGGCTGA
- a CDS encoding molybdopterin-dependent oxidoreductase codes for MPEVRGYCTLCRSRCGAVYTVENGALRGVRPDPAHPTGAALCPKGRAAPELVHSPERLRVPLRRTTPKSDPDPRWREISWDEALSETAERLGGIRAASGAEAVAFSVTSPSGTPMSDSIDWVERFIRLFGSPNTLYATEICNWHKDFAHAFTFGSGLPAPDYAGTEFAVLWGHNPAKAWLAQSAALAGARPPKLAVIDPRRTASAVQAEHWLRVRPGTDGALALGVARTLLERRGHDEAFVRSWTNAPLLVRADTGRFLRAAEIDPAAAGFAVWDEVAGRAEPYDTKYPASRPERFALRGKHRARTLSGSVDCVPAFEFYAEACAAWPLDRTEAVTTVEAAAIEAFAADLAEAKSVTYAAWSGVGQHANATQTERAIATLYALTGSYDAPGGNVVLPKLPVAPVTSPDQLAPKQRAKALGLQEFPLGPPAQGWVTARNFCRAVLDEKPYPVRALVSFGGNLLLSQPDPRRTADALRRLEFSVHLDLFENPTAQFADLLLPVQTPWEHEAVKAGFEISQAAQERVQLRPRMTEPIGESRSDTEVVFELATRLGLDAEFFDGRIEDGWDHQLAPLGLTAAQLRERPGGVDLPLPTEYRKYANRAENGAVTGFATPTRRVELYSERLAEHGQPAVPDAEPPTPDARHPLVLTCAKNGYFCHSQHRGIASLRKRFPEPAVELSAELAAQRGIVDGQWVRLTTASASVRMRARIDPALHRDVVVAEYGWWQPAPDLALPGSNPLEDGGTNYNLLVGDDAHDPVSGSVPLRSTFCDVRPDEPEPWTGQREFVVERAEFETEDIRSVRLKPVDDWSVPEFRAGQHITVAWPDAPGLTRSYSLTGPANVSDDGYSIAVRRVPGGQFSPGVHDRLQPGTRLLVTAPSGGFALPTVHSRPIVLVAAGIGITPFLSYLESLDAASAPEIVLHHGSRDRSRHAFRERIAELAARLPSVRIMDHYSRPGPDDRCDFIGRMTADRIDSELIRRRARFYLCGPESMLDELTAGLVERGVPRFDIFTEKFHAAPAPIRIPDDATAQVRFARSGRALTWRAGDGDLLRFAEASGIALPSGCRLGQCESCAVPVLEGTVAHLVAIADDLPADQCLSCQAVPTADVVLDA; via the coding sequence ATGCCTGAGGTCCGGGGTTACTGCACGCTGTGCCGGTCGCGCTGCGGCGCGGTCTACACGGTCGAGAACGGCGCGCTGCGCGGCGTCCGGCCGGATCCGGCGCATCCGACCGGTGCCGCGCTGTGCCCGAAAGGCCGGGCCGCGCCCGAATTGGTGCACTCCCCCGAACGACTGCGCGTGCCGCTGCGGCGCACGACGCCCAAGTCCGATCCGGATCCGCGCTGGCGCGAGATCAGCTGGGACGAAGCGCTGTCCGAAACCGCCGAGCGGCTCGGCGGCATCCGGGCGGCCAGCGGGGCCGAGGCGGTCGCGTTCTCGGTCACCTCCCCCAGCGGCACGCCGATGTCGGATTCGATCGATTGGGTCGAGCGGTTCATCCGGCTTTTCGGCAGCCCCAATACCTTGTACGCGACCGAAATCTGCAATTGGCACAAGGATTTCGCGCACGCGTTCACGTTCGGTTCGGGATTGCCCGCCCCGGATTACGCGGGCACGGAATTCGCGGTGTTGTGGGGGCACAATCCGGCCAAGGCGTGGCTCGCGCAGTCCGCCGCGCTGGCCGGGGCACGGCCGCCGAAGCTGGCGGTCATCGATCCGCGGCGGACGGCCAGCGCAGTGCAGGCTGAGCACTGGCTGCGGGTCCGGCCAGGCACGGACGGTGCGCTCGCGCTCGGCGTCGCGCGGACGTTGCTCGAGCGGCGCGGGCACGACGAGGCGTTCGTGCGGTCGTGGACGAATGCTCCGTTGCTGGTCCGGGCGGACACCGGCCGATTTCTTCGGGCGGCGGAAATCGATCCCGCCGCGGCCGGGTTCGCGGTGTGGGACGAAGTCGCTGGCCGAGCTGAGCCTTACGACACGAAATATCCCGCGAGCAGGCCGGAAAGGTTTGCTCTGCGAGGAAAGCACCGGGCGCGCACGCTTTCCGGTTCGGTTGACTGTGTTCCCGCGTTCGAATTCTACGCGGAGGCTTGTGCTGCGTGGCCGCTCGATCGGACCGAAGCGGTGACGACCGTAGAGGCTGCCGCGATCGAAGCATTCGCGGCCGATCTTGCCGAAGCGAAGTCCGTGACGTACGCGGCTTGGTCGGGCGTCGGTCAGCACGCGAACGCGACGCAGACCGAGCGTGCGATCGCCACGCTCTACGCGCTCACCGGCAGCTACGACGCCCCCGGCGGAAACGTCGTCCTGCCGAAGCTTCCGGTCGCTCCGGTGACGTCGCCGGATCAGCTCGCGCCGAAGCAGCGCGCGAAAGCTCTTGGCCTGCAGGAGTTTCCCCTCGGACCGCCCGCGCAAGGCTGGGTGACCGCGCGCAACTTCTGTCGCGCGGTTCTCGACGAAAAGCCTTATCCGGTCCGAGCGCTGGTGTCCTTCGGCGGAAATCTTCTTCTGTCCCAGCCGGATCCTCGACGCACCGCGGACGCGTTGCGGCGGTTGGAATTCTCGGTGCATCTTGATTTGTTCGAGAACCCGACTGCGCAATTCGCCGATCTGCTGTTGCCTGTTCAGACGCCGTGGGAGCACGAGGCGGTCAAGGCCGGTTTCGAAATCAGCCAGGCGGCGCAGGAGCGCGTGCAGCTTCGGCCGCGGATGACCGAACCGATCGGCGAGTCGCGTTCGGACACTGAGGTCGTGTTCGAGCTGGCCACGCGGCTCGGGCTCGATGCGGAGTTCTTCGACGGCCGCATCGAGGACGGCTGGGATCACCAACTGGCCCCGCTCGGCCTCACTGCCGCGCAGCTGCGGGAGCGGCCTGGCGGCGTCGATCTGCCGTTGCCGACTGAGTATCGCAAGTACGCCAACCGGGCGGAAAATGGTGCGGTGACTGGGTTTGCGACGCCGACTCGACGCGTCGAACTGTACTCGGAGCGGCTTGCCGAGCATGGCCAGCCCGCGGTTCCGGACGCTGAGCCGCCAACCCCGGACGCCCGGCATCCGCTGGTGCTGACCTGCGCGAAGAACGGGTACTTCTGCCACAGCCAGCATCGCGGGATCGCGTCGCTGCGGAAGCGTTTTCCCGAACCGGCCGTCGAACTGAGCGCGGAACTCGCCGCACAGCGAGGGATCGTCGACGGACAGTGGGTCCGCCTCACGACCGCCTCCGCGTCCGTCCGGATGCGGGCGCGGATCGACCCCGCGCTGCACCGCGACGTGGTCGTGGCGGAGTACGGCTGGTGGCAACCGGCGCCCGACCTCGCGCTGCCCGGTTCGAATCCGCTCGAGGACGGTGGGACCAACTACAACCTCCTCGTCGGCGACGACGCCCATGATCCGGTGAGCGGGTCCGTGCCGTTGCGGTCGACGTTCTGCGACGTCCGGCCGGACGAGCCGGAGCCGTGGACCGGGCAGCGGGAGTTCGTGGTCGAGCGGGCGGAGTTCGAGACCGAGGACATCCGGTCGGTGCGCCTCAAGCCGGTGGACGACTGGTCGGTGCCGGAGTTTCGCGCCGGGCAGCACATCACCGTCGCCTGGCCGGACGCGCCGGGGCTGACCCGCAGTTATTCGCTCACCGGGCCGGCGAATGTGTCGGACGACGGGTACTCGATCGCGGTGCGCCGGGTGCCGGGCGGGCAGTTCTCGCCGGGCGTGCACGACCGGCTCCAGCCGGGGACCCGGTTGCTGGTGACGGCTCCGTCGGGCGGCTTCGCGCTGCCGACTGTCCATTCGCGACCGATCGTGCTGGTCGCCGCCGGGATCGGGATCACGCCGTTCCTCAGCTATCTGGAGTCACTCGACGCCGCGTCCGCGCCGGAGATCGTGCTGCACCACGGCAGCCGGGACCGTTCGAGGCACGCGTTCCGGGAGCGCATCGCCGAGCTGGCGGCTCGGCTGCCCAGTGTACGGATAATGGACCACTACAGCCGTCCTGGTCCGGACGACCGGTGCGACTTCATCGGACGCATGACCGCCGACCGCATCGACTCCGAGCTGATCCGGCGGCGGGCTCGGTTCTACCTGTGCGGTCCCGAAAGCATGCTGGACGAACTGACCGCCGGGCTCGTCGAGCGGGGCGTGCCGCGCTTCGACATCTTCACCGAGAAGTTCCACGCCGCGCCCGCCCCGATCCGGATCCCGGACGACGCCACGGCCCAGGTGCGGTTCGCCCGGTCCGGCCGAGCGCTCACGTGGCGGGCGGGCGACGGGGACCTGCTGCGGTTCGCCGAGGCTTCCGGCATCGCGCTGCCCAGCGGATGCCGGCTCGGGCAGTGCGAAAGCTGCGCGGTGCCGGTACTGGAGGGAACCGTCGCGCACCTGGTCGCGATCGCCGACGATCTGCCCGCTGACCAGTGCCTTTCCTGCCAGGCGGTGCCCACTGCCGATGTAGTGCTCGATGCGTGA
- the gdhA gene encoding NADP-specific glutamate dehydrogenase: protein MPLDGTSRAVYEDIVRKNPAEPEFHQAVFEVLEAIRPALRRDPGLRDAAMLERLCEPERQVMFRVVWTDDAGEVHVNRGFRVGFSSALGPYKGGLRFRGDVTLGTVKFLAFEQIFKNALTGLGIGAGKGGSDFDPAGRSDGEIMRFCQAFMTELVRHIGPETDVPAGDIGVGGREIGYLFGQYKRLTNRYDAGTITGKNPLLGGIPARPEATGYGTVYFLEAMLGARDDSFSGRTAVVSGSGNVAYHAIAKLRELGAKPVVCSDSGGYVHDPRGIDLELLHELKVARRGRLSEYVDHVPTAKYVTDGSPWDVPCDLALPCATQNELDEQSALRLVKNNVRAVAEGANMPCTPGSLQIFREAGVAVGPGKAANAGGVAVSALEMQQNAARERWTFERTDRTLRDIMTDIHRTCLETADEHGVAGDYVSGANIAGFRKVVAAMDVCGYI, encoded by the coding sequence ATGCCACTCGACGGGACATCGCGCGCAGTGTACGAGGACATCGTCCGGAAGAACCCGGCCGAGCCGGAGTTCCACCAGGCCGTGTTCGAGGTGCTGGAAGCGATCCGGCCCGCGCTGCGGCGGGACCCGGGTCTGCGGGACGCGGCGATGCTGGAGCGGCTGTGCGAGCCGGAGCGGCAGGTGATGTTCCGGGTCGTCTGGACCGACGACGCGGGCGAGGTGCACGTCAACCGCGGTTTCCGGGTCGGGTTCAGCTCGGCGCTCGGGCCGTACAAGGGCGGGCTGCGGTTCCGCGGCGACGTCACGCTCGGCACGGTCAAGTTCCTCGCCTTCGAGCAGATCTTCAAGAACGCGCTCACCGGGCTCGGCATCGGCGCCGGCAAGGGCGGGTCCGACTTCGACCCGGCCGGCCGCAGCGACGGCGAGATCATGCGGTTCTGCCAGGCGTTCATGACCGAACTGGTCCGGCACATCGGGCCGGAGACCGACGTCCCGGCGGGCGACATCGGGGTCGGCGGGCGCGAGATCGGGTATCTGTTCGGCCAGTACAAACGGCTCACCAACCGCTACGACGCGGGCACGATCACCGGCAAGAACCCGCTGCTGGGCGGCATTCCGGCGCGTCCGGAGGCCACCGGGTACGGGACGGTGTACTTCCTCGAGGCGATGCTCGGCGCGCGCGACGACTCGTTCTCCGGCCGCACCGCGGTGGTCTCCGGCTCGGGCAACGTCGCCTACCACGCGATCGCGAAGCTGCGGGAACTCGGCGCGAAGCCGGTCGTGTGCTCGGATTCCGGCGGGTACGTGCACGATCCGCGCGGGATCGACCTGGAGTTGCTGCACGAGTTGAAGGTCGCGCGGCGCGGGCGGCTTTCCGAGTACGTCGACCATGTGCCAACGGCCAAGTACGTCACCGACGGCTCGCCGTGGGACGTGCCGTGCGACCTCGCGCTCCCGTGCGCGACGCAGAACGAGCTGGACGAGCAGTCGGCGTTGCGGCTGGTGAAGAACAACGTGCGGGCGGTCGCCGAGGGCGCGAACATGCCGTGCACACCGGGGTCGCTGCAGATCTTCCGCGAGGCCGGGGTCGCGGTCGGACCGGGCAAGGCCGCGAACGCGGGCGGGGTCGCGGTGTCCGCGCTGGAGATGCAGCAGAACGCGGCGCGAGAGCGTTGGACGTTCGAGCGCACGGACCGGACGCTGCGCGACATCATGACCGACATCCACCGGACGTGCCTCGAAACGGCCGACGAGCACGGGGTGGCCGGGGATTACGTGAGCGGGGCGAACATCGCGGGGTTCCGGAAGGTGGTCGCCGCGATGGATGTGTGCGGGTACATCTGA
- a CDS encoding DUF6597 domain-containing transcriptional factor, with protein MLDVRAADRFGTGMTAYVERPPAPGLAGVVRTVWIQRTGDAPYVQRHLPTGGVEIHFPVGGRPRLLGPLTGPRIEVIPAHTTVVGVRFRPGAAPPLPAGLDELADQHVGLSELWGRTVERLVEDVALAATPELGLAAVQAHLVREFRLTGGVDPLVGEAVQVLMPWDPVGVDAVAAHLALSASQLRRRCLQAVGMSPKVLQRTLRFQGFLALAQSGASATGRRGADGTAGLAVDAGYADQAHLSRECLRLTGVTPRQLLGGDLDRCACGHDHSASYAPFLATRRRSPIRS; from the coding sequence GTGCTTGACGTGCGGGCGGCGGACCGCTTCGGTACGGGGATGACCGCGTATGTGGAGCGTCCGCCGGCGCCGGGGCTGGCGGGAGTCGTGCGCACGGTGTGGATCCAGCGCACCGGCGACGCGCCGTACGTGCAGCGGCATCTGCCGACCGGCGGGGTCGAGATCCATTTCCCGGTCGGCGGGCGTCCGCGCCTGCTCGGGCCGTTGACCGGGCCGCGGATCGAGGTCATTCCGGCGCATACGACGGTCGTCGGGGTGCGGTTCCGGCCGGGGGCCGCGCCTCCCCTGCCCGCCGGGCTCGACGAGTTGGCGGATCAGCATGTCGGGCTGAGCGAACTGTGGGGACGGACCGTCGAGCGGCTCGTGGAGGACGTGGCGCTCGCCGCGACGCCCGAGCTGGGGCTGGCCGCGGTGCAGGCGCACCTCGTGCGGGAGTTTCGCCTCACCGGCGGGGTGGACCCGTTGGTCGGCGAGGCGGTGCAGGTGCTGATGCCGTGGGACCCGGTCGGCGTGGACGCGGTCGCGGCGCATCTCGCGCTCTCGGCCAGCCAGCTGCGGCGGCGATGCTTGCAGGCGGTGGGGATGAGTCCGAAGGTGCTGCAGCGGACGTTGCGCTTTCAGGGGTTTCTCGCGCTCGCTCAGTCCGGGGCGAGCGCGACCGGGCGGCGGGGCGCGGACGGGACGGCTGGCCTGGCCGTCGACGCCGGTTATGCCGACCAGGCCCACCTGAGCCGGGAATGTCTTCGGCTGACCGGGGTCACGCCCAGGCAGCTGCTCGGGGGCGACCTCGACCGGTGCGCGTGCGGGCATGATCATTCGGCTTCGTACGCGCCGTTCCTCGCTACCCGGAGGCGGTCGCCGATCCGGAGTTGA
- a CDS encoding FAD-binding oxidoreductase, which produces MIDLDVLSPGSPGETVVRCHSVSEVVQVMAYAASTGARTVPRGGGHCFVDRCRSNGIVVDLSGMDRIAVDDSGVATIGAGARLGAVYAALHESGRTIPAGCGDTVGIAGLTLGGGIGLLGRQYGLTCDRLVGAQVVLADRTVVECDERRESDLFWALRGAGGGQFGIVTELRFATVPEPPVCRIEGNWADGNLVQAWQDWAPDAPDGFTANLIVQEGRTTLFGASTLPPAETRGLLREFTARAGVLYAIDIRLDVPYSLVKPTFSTLDPAGEPRRVRSEFFARPMTDRTTGELLRGLTGNRRLAFTAMGGAYNRVAEEATAFAHRGERFLLEEVGDLGDPWVDDAWTTAHAEGSGRVYPNFPDLALENPHRAYHAGNLPRLAAVKKSCDPHRVFDFPQAL; this is translated from the coding sequence GTGATCGACCTTGACGTCCTCTCCCCCGGTTCACCGGGCGAGACGGTCGTGCGGTGTCATTCGGTCTCGGAGGTCGTTCAGGTCATGGCCTACGCGGCCTCGACCGGTGCGCGCACCGTGCCGCGCGGGGGCGGGCATTGTTTCGTGGACCGGTGCCGGAGCAACGGGATCGTGGTGGATCTGTCGGGAATGGACCGGATCGCGGTCGACGACAGCGGAGTGGCGACGATCGGTGCTGGTGCGCGGCTGGGAGCGGTGTACGCGGCGTTGCACGAATCCGGACGGACGATCCCGGCGGGCTGCGGCGACACGGTCGGCATCGCGGGGCTGACGCTCGGCGGCGGGATCGGGCTGCTCGGTCGCCAGTACGGGCTGACCTGCGACCGGCTCGTCGGCGCGCAGGTCGTGCTCGCCGACCGGACCGTCGTGGAGTGCGACGAGCGCCGGGAATCCGACCTGTTCTGGGCCCTGCGCGGCGCGGGCGGCGGGCAGTTCGGGATCGTCACGGAATTGCGGTTCGCCACGGTGCCGGAGCCGCCGGTCTGCCGGATCGAAGGGAACTGGGCGGACGGAAACCTCGTCCAGGCCTGGCAGGACTGGGCACCCGACGCTCCGGACGGCTTCACGGCCAACCTCATCGTCCAAGAGGGACGCACGACGCTTTTCGGCGCTTCCACCTTGCCGCCGGCGGAGACCCGGGGCCTGCTCCGGGAGTTCACCGCGCGGGCCGGTGTGCTGTATGCAATCGACATCCGACTGGATGTTCCCTACAGCCTGGTGAAGCCGACATTCAGCACACTGGATCCGGCCGGCGAACCGCGCCGCGTCCGGTCGGAGTTCTTCGCTCGCCCGATGACCGACCGGACGACCGGCGAACTTCTCCGGGGGCTGACCGGGAATCGGCGCCTGGCGTTCACCGCGATGGGCGGGGCGTACAACCGGGTCGCCGAGGAGGCGACCGCCTTCGCCCATCGGGGCGAGCGGTTCCTGCTGGAGGAGGTCGGCGACCTCGGCGATCCGTGGGTGGACGACGCGTGGACCACCGCACACGCGGAGGGGTCCGGCCGGGTTTATCCCAACTTCCCCGATCTCGCCCTCGAAAACCCGCACCGGGCGTATCACGCGGGCAACCTCCCCAGGCTGGCCGCGGTCAAGAAAAGCTGCGACCCGCACCGGGTTTTCGACTTTCCCCAGGCTCTGTGA
- a CDS encoding dihydrofolate reductase family protein: MTKVFSALAVSVDGYISGRLPEGADEVGSGLGDAGALFDWYFTGDTPSKVFDGFKLSEPSARVFDSLAARVGATVVGHTTYDHSSHFGGSGPHPTAPLFVVSHQPVPELSDAQTQATSVEEAIEGARAAAGDKDVALMGGVLVTEAIKAGLVDELVLHQVPILLGGGRSFFGELPEHVRLRLVEAVPAPGVTHLHYEILR, translated from the coding sequence ATGACCAAAGTGTTCAGTGCCCTCGCCGTTTCGGTCGACGGCTACATCAGCGGCCGCCTCCCCGAAGGGGCCGACGAGGTCGGCAGCGGGCTCGGCGACGCCGGGGCGCTATTCGACTGGTACTTCACCGGCGACACGCCCAGCAAGGTCTTCGACGGGTTCAAGCTTTCCGAGCCCAGCGCGCGGGTTTTCGACTCGCTCGCCGCCCGCGTCGGGGCGACCGTCGTCGGGCACACGACGTACGACCACTCAAGCCACTTCGGCGGTAGTGGTCCGCATCCGACGGCGCCGTTGTTCGTCGTCAGCCACCAGCCGGTGCCGGAGCTGAGCGACGCGCAGACCCAGGCCACCAGCGTCGAAGAGGCCATCGAAGGCGCGCGGGCGGCGGCGGGCGACAAGGACGTCGCGCTCATGGGCGGCGTTCTGGTCACCGAGGCGATCAAGGCCGGGCTCGTCGACGAACTCGTGCTGCATCAGGTGCCCATCCTGCTGGGCGGCGGCCGGAGCTTCTTCGGCGAGCTGCCGGAACACGTGCGGCTGCGGCTGGTCGAAGCAGTCCCGGCGCCCGGCGTCACCCACCTTCACTACGAAATCCTCCGCTGA